A window of the Citrus sinensis cultivar Valencia sweet orange chromosome 9, DVS_A1.0, whole genome shotgun sequence genome harbors these coding sequences:
- the LOC127899859 gene encoding uncharacterized protein LOC127899859 — MAATSSGTPRVPLELVEKMENLEAQVKLLSEKQNITAAPTPMTYQSPFTMEIRTAALPKAFTMPQISQYSGTTDPSEHAELYRDQMLIKGVDESAMCRMFTHTLTGPAKSWFRSLKAGSISSLHQLLSEFTKEFSYASTQDRVASKLAFIKQGEAEPLAEYKRPLSYGEARSRALQQVEIDKKCQLKRQDDQADVTKNKEKPKRVEAPIPGVPRARSPPRAALRGRGYNPQGTSRVTQPPRSPPPRPRYESYHPLNRSPEQIFYHIRDSGLLRPPKPMKKYPNMMRSLKYCEFHEDFGHNTAECFTLREEIESLILSGYLKEFVAGMREAQKSVEQDKGKRVADGSPE; from the exons ATGGCGGCGACATCATCGGGTACACCGAGGGTACCCCTCGAACTTGTGGAAAAGATGGAGAACCTGGAAGCCCAAGTGAAGCTCCTCTCCGAGAAGCAAAACATCACTGCTGCACCAACGCCAATGACCTACCAATCGCCATTCACTATGGAGATTAGGACAGCAGCTCTCCCCAAGGCGTTCACCATGCCTCAGATATCCCAATACTCGGGTACCACTGATCCCTCGGAGCATGCTGAGCTATACCGTGACCAAATGCTTATTAAGGGTGTAGATGAGAGCGCCATGTGTAGGATgtttacacacacactcacagGCCCCGCGAAGTCATGGTTTCGCTCTTTGAAAGCGGGTAGCATATCTTCCTTACACCAATTGTTATCCGAATTTACTAAAGAGTTTTCCTATGCTTCCACTCAAGATAGGGTAGCCTCCAAACTTGCCTTTATCAAGCAAGGGGAAGCCGAGCCTTTGGCGGAGTAT aagCGTCCACTTTCATATGGGGAAGCCCGTTCTCGGGCATTGCAACAAGTGGAGATAGATAAAAAATGCCAATTGAAGCGCCAAGACGATCAGGCCGATGTTACAAAGAACAAGGAGAAGCCCAAGAGGGTGGAGGCCCCAATACCGGGGGTACCCCGAGCACGGAGCCCTCCACGGGCTGCCCTGCGGGGACGAGGGTATAACCCTCAGGGTACCTCAAGGGTAACCCAACCTCCAAGATCGCCACCACCGAGGCCTCGGTACGAATCTTACCACCCACTGAATCGATCCCCAGAGCAGATCTTTTACCATATTCGGGATAGCGGCCTCCTCCGTCCACCTAAGCCAATGAAGAAGTACCCCAACATGATGCGTAGCCTGAAGTATTGCGAGTTCCATGAGGACTTTGGTCACAACACAGCCGAGTGCTTCACCTTGCGAgaggaaattgaatctttgatTCTCAGCGGGTACCTCAAAGAATTTGTTGCTGGCATGAGAGAAGCTCAGAAATCTGTGGAACAGGATAAAGGCAAGCGGGTAGCTGATGGCAGTCCCGAATGA